Proteins from a single region of Gossypium arboreum isolate Shixiya-1 chromosome 1, ASM2569848v2, whole genome shotgun sequence:
- the LOC128284136 gene encoding uncharacterized protein LOC128284136 isoform X1, which translates to MAGICRQNPILHLLRTTTQSPSNLHRVHGGARWCCCSVSPENENKTRTPPLLRLVVSGVTELLRLFSSSAQGNRADYQLKTEDRDENSASDIDDVLRILKADYENSYFVTVILLINFSLFC; encoded by the exons ATGGCGGGAATTTGTCGTCAAAATCCGATTCTACATCTCCTCCGCACCACCACTCAATCACCGTCAAATTTACACAGAGTCCACGGCGGAGCACGGTGGTGTTGCTGCTCAGTTTCACcggaaaatgaaaataaaactaGAACGCCGCCGCTTTTAAGACTGGTAGTGAGTGGTGTTACTGAGTTGCTTAGGCTCTTTTCTTCTTCTGCCCAAGGCAACAG AGCTGATTACCAATTGAAGACTGAGGATAGAGATGAAAATTCAGCCTCCGATATTGATGATGTTTTAAGAATCCTTAAAGCTGATTATGAGAATTCTTACTTTGTTACAGTTATACTTTTGattaatttttctttattttgctAA